A single genomic interval of Fibrobacter sp. UWB13 harbors:
- a CDS encoding ATP-binding protein, protein MARELSFVQSVERSISKTYRERLWTPFITAIKNYKLIEEGDKIAVCISGGKDSMLMAKLIQMLHRHSDVKFDVEYLVMDPGYNEINRQKIESNAKLLEIPITVFETNIFDVANNTERSPCYVCAKMRRGHLYHKAKDLGCNKIALGHHLSDVIETTVMAMFYGSQLQGMMPKLHSLNFGGMELIRPMYCINEQDIINWKNYNGLQFIQCACRFTESCTVCDNGGGGSKRQEIKALIKRLKRENPNIEKSIFNSLHSVCIETFPGFKAGGELHSFLEDYENREPQKG, encoded by the coding sequence ATGGCAAGAGAACTTTCATTTGTCCAAAGCGTAGAACGGAGCATTTCGAAAACATACCGCGAAAGGCTTTGGACGCCGTTCATTACCGCCATCAAAAACTACAAGCTCATCGAAGAAGGCGACAAAATCGCTGTCTGCATTTCCGGCGGCAAGGATTCCATGCTCATGGCGAAGCTCATCCAGATGCTCCACCGCCATAGCGACGTGAAATTCGACGTGGAATACCTGGTGATGGACCCCGGCTACAACGAAATCAACCGCCAGAAAATCGAAAGCAACGCAAAGCTCCTGGAAATCCCCATCACCGTTTTCGAGACGAACATTTTCGACGTGGCGAACAACACCGAACGTTCCCCCTGCTACGTTTGCGCCAAGATGCGCCGCGGCCACCTCTACCACAAGGCAAAGGACCTGGGCTGCAATAAAATTGCGCTAGGTCACCACCTCTCCGACGTCATCGAGACCACCGTCATGGCGATGTTCTACGGTTCGCAACTGCAAGGCATGATGCCCAAGCTCCACAGCCTGAATTTCGGCGGCATGGAACTCATCCGCCCCATGTATTGCATCAACGAGCAAGACATTATCAACTGGAAAAATTACAACGGGCTGCAGTTTATCCAGTGCGCCTGCCGCTTTACCGAAAGTTGCACCGTCTGCGACAACGGCGGTGGTGGAAGCAAGCGTCAAGAAATCAAGGCGCTCATCAAACGCCTCAAACGCGAAAATCCGAACATCGAAAAGAGCATTTTCAACAGCCTGCACTCCGTCTGCATCGAGACATTCCCCGGATTCAAGGCCGGCGGCGAACTGCATTCATTCCTCGAAGACTACGAAAATCGCGAACCGCAGAAAGGCTAG
- a CDS encoding tyrosine-protein phosphatase, with protein sequence MVGFWVIALDKKMAAFCALAFALLFAACSNDDNGTVLVNPVGGESCAAIEVSSSSDYALSSSVVISSFSADELVAITTTVMEDTLEIFAFGGVNLNVVADSFLTKFDYGDVVTVMIAGYDTVDVPVVAGYGYVFPGEFFLYVSEGLNYIKLEARYGQMAEVVGLERGLTFPIDVVVQMKEKGGYVDHLENLKSLSFAYYSESYPDLSIEEFANFRMVRTTGMGEGVLYRSSSPINPSIYRNAIADSLAAVAGVKAFVNLADELQYAEEYKGYAESYYATQNVVYLNVEPAFANSPFKEGLVKGLRYMIEHDGPYLVHCTYGMDRTGFTIAVLEALMGATAGEIKADYATTHKNFYNVVDGKHVDLTTKQVELLQAIIVRLMQNSFKTAGVDISDFENADLASATEKYLLALGMEQSEIEALKSRLK encoded by the coding sequence ATGGTTGGATTTTGGGTGATTGCTTTAGATAAAAAGATGGCGGCGTTTTGCGCGCTGGCCTTTGCGCTGCTTTTTGCTGCTTGTAGCAACGATGATAATGGTACTGTTTTGGTGAATCCTGTAGGTGGCGAAAGTTGCGCTGCCATTGAAGTATCAAGTTCTTCGGATTACGCGTTGTCCTCGTCTGTTGTGATATCGAGTTTTTCTGCGGATGAGCTTGTTGCGATTACAACGACTGTTATGGAGGATACGCTTGAAATTTTTGCATTCGGGGGTGTGAATCTTAACGTTGTTGCGGATTCGTTCCTGACAAAGTTTGATTATGGCGATGTCGTGACGGTGATGATTGCGGGCTACGATACAGTGGACGTTCCTGTAGTTGCGGGTTACGGATATGTTTTCCCCGGTGAATTCTTTTTGTATGTCTCCGAGGGGTTGAATTATATCAAGCTTGAGGCTCGTTACGGCCAAATGGCTGAGGTTGTTGGTCTTGAGCGAGGTTTAACATTCCCGATAGATGTTGTTGTGCAGATGAAGGAAAAGGGTGGCTATGTGGACCATCTTGAAAATTTGAAGTCGCTTTCGTTTGCTTATTATTCAGAATCGTATCCAGACTTATCAATTGAGGAGTTTGCGAATTTTAGAATGGTGCGTACAACCGGAATGGGCGAGGGCGTGCTTTATCGTTCTTCAAGTCCGATTAATCCTTCTATTTATCGCAATGCCATTGCGGATTCGTTGGCGGCGGTGGCTGGCGTTAAGGCTTTTGTGAACCTTGCAGATGAATTGCAATATGCCGAAGAATACAAAGGCTATGCTGAATCTTATTATGCAACGCAGAATGTGGTCTATCTTAATGTGGAACCTGCTTTTGCGAATTCGCCGTTCAAGGAAGGGCTTGTCAAAGGCTTGCGCTATATGATAGAGCATGACGGCCCGTATCTTGTGCATTGCACGTATGGCATGGATCGAACTGGGTTTACGATTGCTGTGCTCGAAGCGCTGATGGGGGCAACCGCTGGTGAAATCAAGGCGGATTACGCCACGACTCACAAGAATTTTTACAACGTGGTCGATGGTAAACATGTTGATTTAACAACAAAGCAGGTTGAGCTGCTTCAGGCGATTATTGTAAGACTTATGCAGAATTCGTTCAAAACGGCTGGTGTTGATATCTCTGATTTCGAAAATGCAGATTTAGCGTCCGCTACAGAAAAGTATTTGCTGGCGCTCGGCATGGAACAATCAGAAATCGAAGCGCTGAAATCGCGACTGAAGTAG
- a CDS encoding AgmX/PglI C-terminal domain-containing protein, which produces MAKNFSKFLGKIALMTAATLWSACNDSDKKAEDPKSDTKSIVNPIKLKKGELSKIYRDSIPVKTLKPDLGGFMQNQTVALYGVLPDVVHKGGDGKVVPRCRINPLSAKNVVVEGRDIDVQTFLKVYRQRVPGLRFIFDKNVRRRSDLASEFEGRIVLTLKIASSGEVENVQIKSTTIAENSPFSAINEDVKESVSHWKFPKTKNGATFSFPISFYMMLPQPSMFDDSSSIKNK; this is translated from the coding sequence ATGGCAAAAAACTTTAGCAAATTTCTTGGCAAAATCGCTTTGATGACCGCTGCAACGTTGTGGTCGGCTTGTAACGATTCTGATAAAAAGGCGGAGGATCCTAAATCAGATACAAAGTCGATTGTTAATCCGATAAAGTTGAAAAAGGGTGAACTCTCTAAAATTTATCGTGATAGTATTCCTGTAAAAACGCTAAAACCCGACTTGGGTGGATTTATGCAAAATCAAACTGTGGCTCTTTATGGTGTCCTTCCGGATGTTGTTCACAAAGGGGGTGATGGCAAGGTGGTCCCTAGATGCCGTATTAATCCTTTGTCTGCAAAAAACGTTGTCGTTGAAGGTCGTGATATTGATGTTCAGACTTTTTTAAAGGTTTATCGCCAACGAGTTCCTGGTTTACGTTTTATCTTCGATAAGAATGTAAGGCGTCGATCAGATTTAGCAAGTGAATTTGAAGGAAGAATAGTCTTGACTTTGAAAATTGCTTCAAGCGGCGAAGTTGAAAATGTTCAAATTAAATCGACTACAATTGCCGAAAATAGCCCCTTTAGCGCTATTAATGAAGATGTCAAGGAATCTGTCAGCCATTGGAAATTCCCGAAAACGAAAAACGGGGCGACTTTCTCGTTCCCGATTTCCTTTTACATGATGCTTCCGCAACCATCGATGTTTGATGATTCGTCCTCAATAAAGAACAAGTAG
- the miaB gene encoding tRNA (N6-isopentenyl adenosine(37)-C2)-methylthiotransferase MiaB, with product MKKYHLATYGCQMNEYDSAMIAQELDMCGCVETNNQEDADIIIVNTCSVREKAEETAIVNISKLKYLRKKNPDVKVVVCGCMAKNRGPELLKRLKNVNYIVGPDQYRKIPELLFGDAQSPLHKTHHKMFIDEDRDENYLGEYAKLQNDVSAFVAIQRGCNKRCSYCIVPYLRGPEKYRDMDDVLTEVKRAADKGITEVMLLGQTVNAYKTPNADFTTLLTKVSEIGGIKRIRFTSPHPRHYTNELIDVLLNNPKVCHYAHIPLQSGSDAILKKMRRQHNMEQYMTVIEQLRSKDPYYAISTDVICGFVGETDEDFEQTIKAFEACQFDTAYMFIYSPRKGTESFNEAEILTPEEKSARHSRLVELQNAITLKRNQMMIGRTEEILVEHGSTRDKTELVGKTDNFKKVIFKPEEGRIIKPGDYVKVKIDDIRGWTLRGTLV from the coding sequence ATGAAAAAATACCACTTGGCCACATACGGCTGCCAGATGAACGAATATGACTCCGCGATGATTGCGCAGGAGCTGGACATGTGCGGTTGCGTCGAGACGAACAACCAGGAAGACGCCGACATCATCATCGTGAACACCTGCAGCGTGCGTGAAAAGGCCGAGGAAACAGCCATCGTCAACATCAGCAAGCTCAAGTACTTGCGCAAGAAGAATCCCGACGTGAAAGTCGTTGTGTGCGGTTGCATGGCTAAGAATCGCGGACCGGAACTGCTCAAGCGCCTCAAGAACGTGAACTACATCGTAGGCCCGGACCAGTACCGCAAAATTCCAGAACTCCTGTTCGGGGATGCCCAGAGCCCGCTGCACAAGACGCACCATAAGATGTTCATCGACGAAGACCGCGACGAGAACTACCTCGGCGAATACGCCAAGCTCCAGAATGACGTGAGCGCATTCGTCGCGATCCAGCGCGGTTGCAACAAGCGCTGTAGCTACTGCATCGTGCCCTACCTCCGCGGTCCCGAGAAATACCGCGACATGGACGACGTGCTGACAGAAGTCAAGCGAGCCGCCGACAAGGGCATCACCGAAGTGATGTTGCTCGGCCAGACGGTGAATGCCTACAAGACGCCAAACGCTGACTTCACGACTTTACTAACAAAAGTTTCCGAAATCGGTGGTATCAAGCGCATCCGCTTTACAAGCCCGCACCCGCGCCATTATACGAACGAACTCATCGACGTTCTCTTGAACAACCCGAAGGTCTGCCATTACGCGCACATTCCGCTCCAGAGCGGCTCCGACGCCATCCTCAAGAAGATGCGCCGCCAGCACAACATGGAACAGTACATGACCGTCATTGAGCAGTTGCGCAGCAAGGATCCGTACTACGCCATTTCAACAGACGTCATCTGCGGATTTGTCGGCGAAACTGACGAAGATTTCGAACAGACTATCAAGGCGTTCGAAGCTTGCCAATTTGACACAGCATACATGTTCATCTACAGCCCGCGCAAGGGCACTGAATCGTTCAACGAAGCAGAGATCCTCACGCCCGAAGAAAAGTCGGCACGCCATTCGCGCCTCGTGGAACTCCAAAACGCCATTACGCTCAAGCGCAACCAGATGATGATTGGCCGCACCGAAGAAATCCTCGTCGAGCACGGCTCCACCCGCGACAAGACAGAACTCGTCGGCAAGACGGACAACTTCAAGAAGGTCATTTTCAAGCCGGAAGAAGGACGCATCATCAAGCCGGGCGATTACGTCAAGGTGAAAATTGACGATATCCGTGGCTGGACGCTCCGCGGCACTCTCGTGTAG
- the panD gene encoding aspartate 1-decarboxylase — MQLELLKAKIHRATVTDANLNYEGSITIARDLMDAAGILPFEKVGVLDVNNGSRLDTYVIEGKAGSGVICLNGAAARLVQPGDLVIIVAYATMSPEEAKTWKPTVIRVNGKNEIIEKI, encoded by the coding sequence ATGCAGCTAGAATTACTTAAAGCCAAAATTCATCGTGCTACTGTAACTGATGCAAACCTCAACTATGAAGGTTCCATCACTATAGCTCGCGATTTGATGGATGCAGCAGGCATCCTCCCCTTCGAAAAAGTCGGCGTCCTTGACGTCAATAATGGTTCTCGCCTCGATACTTATGTTATCGAAGGTAAAGCCGGTTCTGGCGTGATTTGCCTGAACGGTGCAGCCGCTCGCTTGGTACAGCCGGGAGACCTCGTGATTATCGTAGCTTATGCAACGATGTCTCCGGAAGAAGCCAAAACCTGGAAGCCAACTGTCATCCGCGTCAACGGCAAAAACGAAATCATCGAAAAAATCTAG
- a CDS encoding DUF2238 domain-containing protein produces MNNIAKSHLFLLGLVLLTMLWSVVGVEDTYLTWILEAAPAIVGLLVLVFTYKKFRMPTYLYVVMAFHMAVLLVGAHYSYAKVPLGFWMEDWFGWTRNNYDKIGHLMQGVTPALVMIELLRRTTPIKTAGWTGFLSVCVAEAISALYEIIEWLASLSNPTDTEAFLGTQGYIWDTQTDMFMCLIGATISVLIYLNVKKFRKLET; encoded by the coding sequence ATGAATAATATCGCAAAATCTCATTTGTTCTTGCTTGGCTTAGTTCTCCTGACAATGCTTTGGTCTGTTGTCGGAGTTGAAGATACTTACCTCACGTGGATTCTTGAAGCGGCTCCCGCGATTGTCGGGCTGTTGGTCCTTGTATTTACATACAAAAAGTTCAGGATGCCCACGTATCTTTACGTGGTAATGGCTTTCCATATGGCGGTGCTTTTGGTGGGGGCGCATTATTCGTATGCGAAGGTTCCTCTTGGATTCTGGATGGAAGATTGGTTCGGCTGGACGCGAAACAACTACGATAAAATTGGGCATTTGATGCAGGGCGTTACTCCTGCACTTGTGATGATTGAACTTTTGCGCCGAACGACTCCAATCAAGACGGCTGGCTGGACGGGATTCTTGTCGGTGTGTGTGGCGGAGGCTATTTCTGCGCTTTATGAAATTATTGAGTGGTTGGCATCGCTCAGCAATCCGACGGATACGGAAGCATTCCTGGGAACGCAGGGCTACATTTGGGATACACAGACGGATATGTTCATGTGCCTTATCGGGGCGACCATTTCTGTTTTAATTTATTTGAATGTTAAAAAGTTCCGCAAATTAGAAACTTAA
- a CDS encoding SPOR domain-containing protein, whose amino-acid sequence MAKYFIHNLVITGALCAFATTASFAEAAPTLATAQKAYVNGNWKVAAAAYEQVCPNEPEATRTECYLWNVLALSQTGIAADFSKAGKRLDSLIDKTNPQQAIYADLMMTKAQFQMYLGRYNKAAESLVHAIETSQPHQVTVLQKVCVAVQDRAHSEELNEACKNLGNPEAQKLAAAKKEQAQTEQAKNNQVASTAPQTSSNPSANNDAAKVADSKPVASATVTAEPAQTKSPEAKPVEEKSAWQLQLGAFGVKSNADLLVDNLKKRNIACTIIQNTLESGKVLYIVRTGPFETKESAVDYGAKKLAPLNVEFRPMLVKQAL is encoded by the coding sequence ATGGCTAAATATTTTATTCACAATTTGGTTATTACAGGCGCACTGTGCGCATTTGCCACCACAGCATCTTTTGCTGAGGCCGCACCGACTCTCGCCACCGCCCAAAAAGCTTACGTCAATGGCAACTGGAAAGTCGCCGCAGCCGCTTACGAACAGGTTTGCCCAAACGAACCCGAAGCCACACGTACCGAATGTTATTTATGGAACGTGCTAGCCCTTTCGCAAACGGGTATTGCCGCTGATTTCAGCAAGGCAGGCAAGCGTCTCGACAGTCTCATCGACAAGACGAACCCGCAACAAGCCATTTACGCGGACCTTATGATGACCAAGGCCCAGTTCCAAATGTACCTTGGTCGCTACAACAAAGCCGCCGAATCCCTCGTACATGCTATTGAAACTTCGCAACCACACCAAGTGACTGTGTTGCAGAAAGTCTGCGTCGCCGTTCAAGACCGCGCCCACAGCGAAGAGCTGAATGAAGCCTGCAAAAATCTCGGCAATCCGGAAGCCCAGAAGCTTGCCGCAGCCAAGAAGGAACAAGCTCAAACCGAGCAAGCCAAGAACAATCAAGTCGCAAGTACCGCCCCGCAAACAAGCAGCAATCCATCTGCAAACAATGACGCCGCAAAAGTCGCAGACTCCAAGCCTGTAGCCTCCGCAACCGTCACCGCAGAACCCGCACAAACAAAATCTCCCGAAGCAAAGCCTGTCGAAGAAAAATCCGCATGGCAGCTGCAACTGGGCGCATTTGGCGTCAAGTCCAATGCAGACCTGCTCGTAGACAATCTTAAAAAGCGCAACATCGCTTGCACCATCATCCAGAACACGCTTGAAAGCGGCAAAGTCCTTTATATAGTTCGCACAGGTCCATTTGAGACAAAGGAAAGCGCAGTAGATTACGGAGCTAAAAAGCTTGCCCCACTTAACGTAGAATTCAGGCCGATGCTAGTAAAACAAGCCCTTTAA
- a CDS encoding HAD family hydrolase, protein MTSLDEIKALIAQKELFIFDLDGTLFNTLGDLAPAVNYAMTQFGLHTHSNDDVRTFIGNGSMNLIRRAVAANFIPVASTRDMAKIAETLARENYSEEKIKEIHKVYSDFYWEHCIENTEPYKGVVELLQRIADENRDGDCATSNGNCAGAKCAAMLTNKPVAPAQKILKKFGLENSFATYLCGDTTPERKPSPAGIYEILRQTGIAPDKAIMIGDDTPDVLAAKNAGIDCITLFEGFGKAENLLPLEPRYTAGHIKDFAEFI, encoded by the coding sequence ATGACTTCACTCGACGAAATCAAAGCTCTCATCGCGCAAAAAGAACTGTTCATTTTCGACCTAGACGGCACGCTATTCAATACGCTTGGCGATTTAGCGCCAGCCGTAAACTACGCGATGACACAATTCGGCCTGCACACGCATTCAAACGACGACGTGCGCACATTCATCGGGAACGGTTCCATGAACTTGATCCGTCGAGCAGTCGCTGCAAATTTCATTCCCGTCGCAAGCACCCGCGACATGGCAAAAATCGCAGAAACGCTAGCCCGCGAAAACTACAGCGAAGAGAAAATCAAGGAAATCCATAAAGTTTATTCAGATTTCTACTGGGAGCATTGCATAGAAAATACGGAACCGTACAAAGGCGTCGTGGAACTACTGCAACGAATCGCCGATGAAAACCGTGATGGGGATTGCGCGACAAGTAATGGGAACTGCGCCGGGGCTAAATGCGCGGCGATGCTTACGAACAAGCCGGTCGCCCCCGCACAAAAGATTCTCAAAAAATTCGGTCTTGAAAATTCTTTCGCCACATACCTCTGCGGCGACACCACCCCCGAACGCAAGCCAAGTCCTGCCGGCATTTACGAGATTCTCCGCCAAACCGGAATTGCTCCCGATAAAGCAATTATGATTGGTGACGACACTCCCGACGTTCTAGCAGCAAAAAACGCAGGCATTGACTGTATCACGCTTTTCGAAGGCTTCGGCAAAGCAGAAAACTTGCTCCCGCTGGAGCCCCGCTACACCGCAGGCCATATCAAGGACTTCGCCGAGTTCATTTAA
- a CDS encoding cysteine desulfurase family protein, whose translation MSYFDYTANTPACEEALQRFCEVERRFIGNANSNHEAGHAAKAFLAQVTDSIAKLLGVNPDEIIYTSGASESNNTAIRGIVQAKRHVGKHIVTNPLEHSSVSATLTALQEAGYEIEMVKIGTDGKIDLEDLRSLLRKDTVLVTVNAVDSELGTVQPLESISKIVREFPNCSLHVDATQAIGKTPINLNLVDTASIGAHKFYGLSGSGLLYKKSGIAMEPLIYGGASTTIYRSGTPTLALDTSLETALSLAMELFEERFARVKELRTILQEKLCGYPKVRINSPADAVPHILNLSVAGVRGSVFQKALSDKGICVSVKSACSVDALPSRAVFAVSRDRKNALNSWRISLSHLTTEKEIDEFMDAFDSCYKELCK comes from the coding sequence ATGTCCTATTTCGACTACACGGCAAACACCCCGGCATGCGAAGAAGCCTTGCAACGATTCTGCGAAGTTGAACGCAGGTTTATCGGCAACGCCAATTCAAATCACGAAGCAGGACATGCAGCAAAAGCTTTCCTCGCCCAAGTGACCGATTCCATCGCGAAACTTTTGGGCGTAAACCCCGACGAAATCATTTACACCTCGGGCGCCAGCGAAAGCAACAATACCGCCATCCGCGGCATCGTCCAGGCCAAGCGCCATGTGGGCAAGCACATCGTCACGAACCCGCTGGAACATTCTTCGGTAAGCGCCACGCTCACGGCTCTGCAAGAAGCAGGCTACGAAATCGAGATGGTAAAAATCGGTACCGACGGGAAAATCGACCTGGAAGACTTACGCAGCCTGCTCCGCAAAGATACGGTGCTCGTAACAGTGAATGCAGTCGATAGCGAACTCGGGACCGTGCAGCCGCTGGAATCCATCAGTAAGATTGTCCGCGAGTTCCCGAACTGCAGCCTTCACGTGGATGCGACGCAGGCCATCGGGAAAACGCCCATAAACCTGAATTTGGTAGACACGGCAAGCATCGGCGCGCACAAGTTCTACGGGCTTTCGGGCAGCGGGCTTTTGTACAAAAAAAGCGGAATCGCCATGGAGCCGCTCATTTACGGCGGTGCCAGTACCACCATTTACCGCAGCGGAACCCCGACGCTCGCGCTGGACACATCCCTTGAAACAGCGCTGTCGCTTGCCATGGAACTTTTCGAAGAGCGATTTGCCCGCGTCAAGGAACTGCGAACGATTTTGCAAGAAAAACTCTGCGGCTATCCGAAAGTCCGCATCAATTCGCCCGCAGACGCAGTCCCGCACATCTTGAACCTGAGTGTCGCAGGGGTTCGCGGAAGCGTTTTCCAAAAGGCACTTTCGGACAAAGGAATCTGCGTGTCAGTCAAGTCCGCCTGCAGCGTGGATGCACTCCCCTCCCGCGCCGTTTTTGCCGTCAGCCGCGACCGCAAAAACGCATTGAACTCCTGGCGCATAAGCCTTTCGCACCTCACCACCGAAAAAGAAATCGACGAATTCATGGACGCATTCGACAGCTGCTACAAGGAACTTTGCAAGTAA